A genome region from Deltaproteobacteria bacterium includes the following:
- a CDS encoding TetR/AcrR family transcriptional regulator — protein MPKIVDHNLHRELLLDRCFDLFAEKGFVSVTLRDIAKELDVSTGALYHYFPSKQAILEQMLIHKGSKDVAEATRRMADTGSFEERLRIFFSYFVDSEAHFKRLLLVSLDFLRNTRTEEAKRLVNRWSEFYLSNMQQYLSIPKEIAQLIMVFFNGIVYQAMLFPETISTREQMDVFSEILLAYLREHQNPANRLCRRCPFVTDR, from the coding sequence ATGCCGAAGATTGTGGATCATAATTTGCATCGAGAGCTTCTCCTGGACCGGTGCTTCGACCTTTTCGCGGAAAAGGGCTTCGTTAGCGTCACCTTGCGCGACATCGCCAAGGAGCTGGACGTCTCCACCGGGGCCCTCTACCACTATTTCCCCAGCAAGCAGGCGATACTGGAGCAGATGCTGATTCACAAGGGGTCGAAAGACGTGGCCGAGGCAACAAGGCGAATGGCGGACACCGGCTCCTTCGAGGAAAGGCTCAGAATTTTTTTCAGCTACTTCGTGGACTCCGAGGCCCACTTCAAGAGGCTTCTTCTGGTGTCTCTGGATTTTCTGCGCAACACGCGAACCGAGGAGGCGAAGAGGCTCGTAAACCGCTGGAGCGAGTTCTACCTTTCAAACATGCAGCAGTACCTTTCCATCCCCAAGGAAATCGCCCAGTTGATCATGGTGTTTTTCAACGGCATCGTCTACCAGGCCATGCTTTTTCCCGAAACCATCTCCACCAGGGAGCAGATGGATGTTTTTTCCGAAATCCTGCTTGCCTATCTGCGGGAGCACCAGAACCCGGCCAACAGGCTTTGCCGGAGGTGCCCCTTTGTAACCGACAGGTAA
- a CDS encoding GMC family oxidoreductase gives MQQNSTYDAIVVGSGPGGASVARDLAKAGKKVLILEWGPNDPLKGTIAQAGALIGMPGKGTLFTYGGLAMVRGITNGGSSVFYYGTAFDPPYDTFKKYGVDLKDDVAEVRAELPIAPLSDHLMGPMAKRIMESARSLGYNWNKLDKYCFQDKCRANCDKCNLGCPYGAKWTSRFWIDEAVAAGATFTANARVSRVISNGTSAQGVVFSHKWAEHQAFAPIVVLSAGGIGTPVVLRASGITNCGDNFFYDPLICVYGTVPEKMGGKEFPMAAGAHISDEGYLMTDMTVPQVLYQAFAAEVGRFDRLHVHSRTLAIMVKAKDSLGGRLTNSGGVRKSLKDSDKQSLLKGYERAKGILKNAGATNLFKSWYVAAHPGGTAKIGEVVDSNLETKIKNLYVCDCAVIPEAWGLPPSLTLLALGRRLGRHLNSKG, from the coding sequence ATGCAGCAAAACAGCACCTACGACGCCATAGTGGTGGGCTCAGGCCCCGGCGGGGCTTCGGTGGCCCGCGATCTCGCCAAGGCAGGCAAAAAGGTCCTCATCCTGGAATGGGGGCCCAACGACCCGCTAAAGGGCACCATCGCCCAGGCCGGGGCGCTCATCGGAATGCCCGGAAAGGGCACGCTCTTCACCTACGGCGGTCTTGCCATGGTGCGGGGAATCACCAACGGCGGCTCGTCGGTGTTCTACTACGGCACGGCCTTCGATCCCCCCTATGACACCTTCAAAAAATACGGCGTGGACTTGAAGGACGATGTGGCCGAAGTGCGCGCTGAGCTTCCCATCGCCCCGCTTTCCGATCATCTCATGGGGCCCATGGCGAAACGCATCATGGAGTCGGCCCGGTCCCTTGGCTACAACTGGAACAAGCTCGACAAGTACTGCTTCCAGGACAAGTGCCGCGCAAACTGCGACAAGTGCAACCTGGGCTGCCCTTACGGGGCCAAGTGGACCAGCCGCTTCTGGATCGACGAGGCCGTGGCCGCAGGCGCGACATTCACCGCCAACGCCCGCGTGAGCCGGGTGATCTCCAACGGCACCTCGGCCCAGGGAGTCGTCTTTTCCCACAAATGGGCGGAACACCAGGCCTTCGCGCCCATAGTGGTCCTCTCGGCTGGCGGCATCGGAACCCCCGTGGTGCTGCGCGCCTCCGGCATAACCAACTGCGGAGACAACTTCTTCTACGATCCCCTCATCTGCGTTTACGGCACGGTCCCGGAAAAGATGGGCGGCAAGGAGTTCCCCATGGCCGCCGGAGCTCACATTTCGGACGAGGGATACCTCATGACCGACATGACGGTGCCCCAGGTGCTCTATCAGGCATTCGCCGCTGAGGTTGGCCGCTTCGACCGCCTGCACGTCCACAGCCGCACCCTTGCCATCATGGTGAAAGCCAAAGACAGCCTGGGCGGGCGTCTCACCAACTCGGGAGGCGTTCGGAAGAGCCTTAAGGACTCGGACAAGCAAAGCCTCCTCAAAGGTTATGAGCGCGCCAAGGGGATTTTGAAAAACGCCGGAGCCACCAACCTTTTCAAAAGCTGGTACGTGGCGGCCCACCCGGGCGGAACCGCCAAGATCGGCGAGGTGGTGGACTCGAACCTAGAAACGAAGATCAAGAACCTTTACGTGTGCGACTGCGCCGTGATCCCCGAAGCCTGGGGCCTGCCGCCCTCGCTCACCCTGCTGGCCCTTGGCCGCCGCCTGGGCAGGCACCTGAACTCCAAGGGTTAA
- a CDS encoding TetR/AcrR family transcriptional regulator codes for MRINKLFMEEKTDRIMQAVAGVLSEKGYQGATITEIAAKAGVSRGLLHYYFKNKEEMLSRVIRHNMDGIFQNMQECFSGASDADELADGLTSSMRAILEGDPQFFRLFLESWTLSRQGPVAEELLKDIHTRFREAVSTGLLEMADRMAPGPDYRFDGLAAILTALVDGLGMQMAIDVGLSGDEKVWKSCREAIRGLVASHIPFGGKTWQPV; via the coding sequence ATGCGAATCAATAAACTTTTCATGGAGGAAAAAACCGACCGCATCATGCAGGCCGTTGCAGGAGTATTGTCCGAAAAGGGCTACCAGGGGGCCACCATCACAGAGATCGCGGCCAAGGCGGGCGTGAGCCGGGGACTTCTCCATTACTACTTCAAAAACAAGGAGGAAATGCTCTCCCGCGTGATCCGCCACAACATGGACGGCATCTTTCAAAACATGCAGGAGTGCTTTTCCGGTGCCAGCGACGCGGACGAGCTTGCCGACGGCCTGACCTCGTCCATGCGCGCCATACTGGAAGGCGACCCGCAGTTTTTCCGGCTCTTTCTGGAAAGCTGGACCCTTTCCCGGCAGGGGCCCGTGGCCGAGGAACTCCTGAAGGACATTCACACACGTTTCCGGGAGGCCGTAAGCACCGGCCTTCTTGAAATGGCCGACAGAATGGCCCCCGGCCCGGACTATCGCTTCGACGGTCTGGCCGCCATCCTCACCGCCCTGGTGGACGGCCTGGGAATGCAGATGGCCATCGATGTGGGCCTTTCAGGGGACGAGAAGGTCTGGAAGTCATGCAGGGAAGCCATAAGGGGTCTTGTGGCCTCGCACATTCCTTTCGGTGGGAAAACCTGGCAGCCTGTCTAA
- a CDS encoding NAD-dependent epimerase/dehydratase family protein — MGKIVAVTGVNSYFASTILPRLQADPEVESIIGIDVTPWKGGFDKVRFFKEDIRSQKIADILKGVDTVYHLAFVVGEIKDKEKTFDININGSKNVFSACAKNRVRKVIYTSSMTVYGAHKNNPLGFTEESPLAKNADNYYNSSKVDVENFVTDFFKSHPDIILTVIRAGLLCGPKINNMFSKLWEMKVTSLPLGRESYNQFIHEDDLGEALYLAYTKDIPGIYNVTADDAVATRWCFTKSGALIIPLPTPVLRLVANLAFMIGLFPASGGWASVSEYTIFGLSEKFKAATGWKPRYSSEETFLSYLASRKRDAKDNFIQATLSWVFKSGVRIKPTMAVLNIFRLGKVPKVREMIPWMKHEKNSMTYLPINKSLGQVANEAMPAQVVHDFIDRAKIHVIMDTCGCRLAGKCEHFTASVGCLFMGDTALKMPHGVSRRVTKEEAHRHVDRAVEVGLVPMTGKVRVDNFIFLTPDESRLLSVCFCCPCCCMMTAFQHIPGDYLDGIMPRIEGLEIRVTEKCVGCGKCLETCGFKAISIVNGRAVHDDHCRGCGRCERTCPNGAVSITIANKNYIKDVENRISSYVDFE; from the coding sequence ATGGGAAAAATTGTCGCTGTCACCGGAGTCAACAGCTACTTCGCGTCCACCATCCTGCCCAGGCTCCAGGCCGACCCGGAGGTGGAAAGCATAATAGGCATCGACGTCACCCCCTGGAAGGGCGGCTTCGACAAGGTGAGGTTTTTCAAGGAGGACATAAGAAGCCAAAAGATCGCGGACATCCTGAAAGGCGTGGACACCGTCTATCATCTGGCCTTCGTGGTGGGCGAGATAAAAGACAAGGAAAAGACCTTCGACATCAACATCAACGGCTCGAAGAACGTGTTTTCGGCCTGCGCGAAAAACAGGGTGCGAAAGGTGATCTACACCTCCAGCATGACGGTTTACGGCGCGCACAAGAATAACCCACTGGGCTTCACCGAGGAATCGCCCCTGGCCAAGAACGCCGACAATTACTACAACTCCAGCAAGGTGGACGTTGAAAACTTCGTAACGGACTTTTTCAAAAGCCACCCGGACATCATCCTCACCGTTATCCGCGCGGGCCTTCTCTGCGGGCCGAAGATCAACAACATGTTCTCGAAGCTCTGGGAGATGAAGGTGACCTCGCTTCCCCTTGGGCGGGAATCCTACAACCAGTTCATTCACGAGGACGACCTTGGCGAGGCCCTCTACCTCGCCTACACCAAGGACATTCCAGGAATCTACAACGTCACCGCCGACGACGCCGTGGCCACAAGGTGGTGCTTCACCAAATCCGGGGCCTTGATCATCCCGCTTCCCACGCCCGTTCTGCGCCTGGTGGCCAACCTCGCCTTCATGATCGGGCTTTTCCCCGCCTCCGGCGGCTGGGCCAGCGTATCCGAGTACACCATTTTCGGGCTTTCCGAAAAATTCAAGGCGGCCACGGGCTGGAAGCCCAGGTACAGCTCCGAAGAGACCTTTCTGAGCTATCTTGCCTCCCGCAAGCGCGACGCCAAAGACAACTTCATCCAGGCCACCCTTTCCTGGGTTTTTAAAAGCGGCGTGCGCATCAAGCCCACAATGGCAGTGCTGAACATTTTCCGGCTGGGCAAGGTGCCGAAAGTGCGGGAGATGATCCCCTGGATGAAGCACGAGAAAAATTCCATGACCTACCTGCCCATAAATAAATCCCTTGGACAGGTGGCCAACGAGGCAATGCCCGCCCAGGTGGTGCACGACTTCATAGACAGGGCAAAAATCCACGTCATCATGGACACCTGCGGCTGTCGACTTGCCGGGAAGTGCGAGCATTTCACCGCGAGTGTGGGCTGCCTTTTCATGGGCGACACGGCCCTCAAGATGCCCCACGGCGTTTCCCGCAGGGTGACCAAAGAGGAGGCACACAGGCACGTTGACAGGGCCGTGGAGGTGGGGCTTGTTCCCATGACCGGCAAGGTCAGGGTGGACAACTTCATCTTCCTGACGCCGGACGAGTCCAGGCTTTTGAGCGTCTGCTTCTGCTGCCCCTGCTGCTGCATGATGACCGCCTTTCAGCACATTCCGGGCGATTACCTGGATGGCATAATGCCCCGGATAGAGGGCCTGGAAATAAGGGTGACCGAAAAGTGCGTGGGCTGCGGCAAATGCCTTGAAACCTGCGGCTTCAAAGCCATCTCCATCGTGAACGGACGGGCCGTGCACGACGACCACTGCCGGGGATGCGGGCGCTGTGAAAGAACCTGCCCCAACGGGGCCGTATCCATAACCATCGCCAACAAAAACTACATAAAGGACGTCGAAAACCGGATTTCATCTTACGTTGATTTTGAATGA
- a CDS encoding 4Fe-4S binding protein translates to MGWILLFLLAVAVLVFWMWIERWHLLLPSTIPALKWMGIRRVLSPESVNAIFYGRWIETYLKFLSRFFMNNPRRAKWLEETYHGKVLTPELAKAVINCDRDIPLQDLGEKIIPYSRARDIVLSASKDIVLTSCGCKTRSDHSCKKVAPPYRTCMLIGSPLTDYLLEHKPLHSQRISQAEALTRLSEFHEMGLVHNAFFKDCLKDQFYVICNCCECCCLGFESMRHGIRQLAPSGYACVVDPEKCAACGKCVTRCMFGASTLDGKAAVSWEKCMGCGVCVSTCPSGARSLVLDEKKGLPMDVRKLA, encoded by the coding sequence ATGGGATGGATTCTGCTCTTTTTACTCGCCGTTGCGGTCCTCGTGTTCTGGATGTGGATCGAGCGCTGGCATCTTCTGCTGCCTTCCACGATTCCGGCCCTGAAATGGATGGGCATCCGCCGGGTGCTTTCGCCGGAGAGCGTGAACGCCATTTTTTACGGGCGCTGGATCGAGACCTACTTAAAGTTTCTGAGCAGGTTTTTCATGAACAATCCAAGGCGCGCAAAGTGGCTGGAGGAGACCTACCACGGCAAGGTGCTCACGCCGGAGCTGGCCAAGGCCGTCATAAACTGCGACAGGGACATCCCCCTGCAGGACCTGGGGGAGAAGATCATCCCATATTCACGAGCAAGGGACATCGTGCTGTCGGCATCCAAGGACATCGTGCTTACCTCCTGCGGCTGCAAGACCCGCTCGGACCACTCCTGCAAAAAGGTGGCCCCGCCTTACCGGACCTGCATGCTGATAGGAAGCCCCCTCACCGATTACCTTCTGGAGCACAAGCCTTTGCACAGCCAGCGGATAAGCCAGGCGGAGGCCCTCACTCGCCTTTCGGAGTTCCACGAAATGGGGCTGGTTCACAACGCTTTCTTCAAGGACTGCCTGAAGGATCAGTTCTACGTCATCTGCAACTGCTGCGAATGCTGCTGCCTGGGCTTCGAGAGCATGAGACACGGAATAAGGCAGCTTGCGCCATCCGGGTACGCGTGTGTCGTTGACCCGGAAAAATGCGCCGCCTGCGGCAAATGCGTGACTCGGTGCATGTTCGGCGCAAGCACACTGGACGGGAAGGCGGCGGTTTCGTGGGAAAAGTGCATGGGCTGCGGGGTCTGCGTTTCCACCTGCCCGTCGGGCGCGCGCTCCCTGGTTCTGGATGAAAAAAAGGGCCTGCCCATGGACGTAAGAAAACTCGCCTGA
- a CDS encoding Hsp70 family protein, with the protein MLCSGCSQWTLKADELYCGHCRKMFMELDALPPSIELVSGIALSRQCVLKNVTSHDITLSVDTGESAPYLSFDSASTINLPANESKTVHFVLNDSLFPESVSRREFTYFFRVNNNPKKTRAVKVVVQKGPRPELVPAFLDFGRMAANEGETVLKVAVKNAGNAPLVLRGVEPSERTALKVKDNLAPPVSLAPGKELSIALAWDSGLVPGEAEGGETGFFFYFEGFDKPVFLPAKGGIVNLSLEAEPAAVVIPEAFARRSFPAKVAITNTGNADVTIHSLETDQPWLTVARQSRTVTLLCRETLEAGERPDYRSFFDKYEFTVMVKPEGLPEGPARGRVTALADHVSLSVEIPVDINVVTPLKCPHFIGIDFGTTNSVVAVYDPDRGEAVCIAPDEGGGPSDALIPSVLVFRGSPDNYIIGRQAVQEAVVHPESSAHSIKRIMGAKTEWPFFGRNFKPEELASRILRRLLDYAEDAHIKMAGAYYDMQKAIVTVPVKFEHREIQAILNACDGCGLETRQDVARRLDGLLKDKLGIEARTGIILDEPSAAAFYYVPKLARSGGDLAERLKRGERVNFVVVDYGGGTLDVVVICASRLQKGGWFIEALGHDGDNDIGGDAIDYRIFKRVLPECAEEFPDMDPTLISDRYEDILKRKERGNWDETGSWARVLAARAAWKNAAESAKIALSNSGEAQFNIDGGYILRMNGNEAVAAAGRNFRFNIRRTDFEGWISDVLMRMEEVIRSAVHLSDLKPQDIHYILHTGRSSLMKSARSRVSEIFPTIPPGNDILEEHELKFCVAKGAVMYGAQFTGTANVSRGVYLSKAKGRKLPHGYGVCADDSLFGEVYVPIVPINSIYPNKYQHKFEDMILSDTRVIKFFRSSLPGEAENDNVLIRGNRHLKHIATVSIPTGHDPETGDALSVEFDIDENKMYTVRVNGSVIPLETERFEDVDRWIA; encoded by the coding sequence ATGCTTTGCAGCGGCTGCAGCCAGTGGACTTTGAAGGCGGACGAGCTTTACTGCGGCCATTGCCGCAAGATGTTCATGGAGCTGGACGCCCTGCCGCCTTCCATCGAGCTTGTTTCGGGCATAGCGCTTTCCAGGCAATGCGTTCTCAAGAACGTCACCTCCCATGACATCACGTTGTCCGTGGACACAGGCGAGAGCGCCCCCTACCTGTCCTTCGATTCGGCTTCCACTATAAACCTTCCTGCCAATGAATCGAAAACCGTCCATTTCGTGCTCAACGACTCGCTTTTTCCCGAGTCTGTCAGCCGCCGGGAATTTACCTATTTTTTCAGGGTCAACAACAACCCGAAAAAGACCAGGGCAGTGAAGGTGGTGGTTCAAAAAGGCCCCAGGCCGGAACTTGTCCCCGCTTTTCTCGATTTCGGGCGTATGGCGGCAAACGAGGGCGAGACTGTCCTCAAGGTGGCGGTGAAAAACGCGGGAAACGCCCCCCTGGTGCTTCGCGGGGTGGAGCCTTCCGAAAGGACGGCCCTGAAGGTGAAGGACAATCTCGCTCCGCCCGTCAGCCTTGCGCCAGGAAAGGAGCTTTCAATAGCCCTGGCCTGGGATTCCGGGCTTGTTCCGGGCGAGGCCGAAGGGGGCGAAACGGGCTTTTTCTTTTATTTCGAGGGATTCGACAAGCCGGTGTTTCTTCCGGCCAAAGGCGGCATCGTGAACCTTTCCCTTGAAGCCGAGCCAGCCGCCGTTGTCATTCCCGAAGCCTTCGCCAGGCGCTCGTTTCCTGCAAAGGTGGCCATTACAAACACCGGAAACGCCGACGTTACGATTCACTCCCTGGAAACGGACCAGCCCTGGCTTACGGTGGCCCGCCAGAGCCGCACAGTCACCCTTTTGTGCAGGGAAACGCTTGAGGCGGGCGAAAGGCCGGATTACAGAAGTTTTTTCGACAAATACGAATTCACGGTGATGGTGAAGCCCGAAGGCCTTCCAGAAGGGCCGGCAAGGGGCCGGGTGACCGCCCTTGCCGATCACGTGTCCCTATCGGTTGAAATCCCCGTTGACATCAACGTGGTCACCCCCTTGAAGTGCCCTCATTTCATAGGCATCGATTTCGGGACCACCAATTCCGTGGTGGCGGTGTACGATCCGGACAGGGGCGAAGCCGTGTGCATAGCCCCCGACGAGGGCGGCGGGCCTTCCGACGCCCTCATCCCCAGCGTTCTCGTGTTTCGGGGAAGCCCGGACAACTACATCATCGGCAGGCAGGCTGTGCAGGAGGCGGTTGTCCATCCCGAATCGAGCGCGCATTCCATTAAAAGGATAATGGGCGCCAAGACCGAATGGCCCTTTTTCGGCAGGAACTTCAAGCCGGAGGAGCTGGCCTCCCGCATATTGCGGCGGCTTCTGGACTACGCCGAAGACGCCCACATAAAAATGGCCGGGGCATATTACGACATGCAAAAGGCCATAGTCACGGTTCCTGTCAAGTTCGAGCACCGGGAGATTCAGGCCATACTGAACGCCTGCGACGGCTGCGGCCTGGAAACCCGCCAGGACGTGGCCCGGAGGCTGGACGGCCTTTTGAAGGACAAGCTGGGCATAGAGGCCCGCACCGGCATAATCCTGGACGAGCCGTCGGCTGCGGCCTTCTATTACGTGCCCAAGCTGGCCAGGAGCGGCGGGGACCTGGCGGAGCGCCTCAAAAGGGGCGAGCGGGTCAACTTCGTTGTGGTTGACTACGGCGGCGGAACCCTGGACGTGGTGGTGATTTGCGCCAGTCGTCTTCAAAAGGGCGGCTGGTTCATAGAGGCCCTTGGCCACGACGGGGACAACGACATAGGCGGAGACGCCATAGATTACAGGATATTCAAGAGGGTGCTCCCTGAGTGCGCCGAGGAGTTCCCGGACATGGACCCCACCCTCATCTCCGACAGGTACGAGGATATCCTAAAGCGCAAGGAGCGCGGCAACTGGGACGAGACAGGGTCCTGGGCCAGGGTGCTGGCGGCAAGGGCCGCATGGAAGAACGCGGCGGAAAGCGCCAAGATCGCCCTTTCCAATAGCGGCGAGGCCCAGTTCAACATAGACGGCGGCTACATACTGCGCATGAACGGCAACGAGGCCGTGGCCGCAGCCGGAAGGAATTTCAGGTTCAACATAAGGCGCACGGATTTCGAGGGATGGATCTCTGACGTTCTCATGAGGATGGAGGAGGTCATCAGAAGCGCGGTCCACCTTTCGGACTTGAAGCCCCAAGACATCCACTACATCCTTCACACGGGCCGTTCCAGCCTCATGAAATCGGCCAGGAGCCGGGTGAGCGAAATTTTCCCCACCATTCCCCCAGGTAACGACATCCTGGAGGAGCACGAACTGAAGTTCTGTGTGGCCAAGGGCGCTGTGATGTACGGCGCGCAGTTCACCGGAACCGCCAACGTCAGCCGGGGCGTCTATCTCAGCAAGGCCAAGGGCAGGAAGCTTCCGCACGGCTACGGCGTCTGCGCCGACGACTCCCTGTTCGGAGAGGTCTACGTGCCCATCGTGCCCATAAATTCCATCTATCCGAACAAATACCAGCACAAATTCGAGGACATGATTCTGAGCGACACCCGCGTGATCAAGTTTTTCCGGTCCTCCCTTCCGGGCGAGGCGGAAAACGACAACGTGCTCATAAGGGGCAACAGGCATTTGAAGCACATAGCCACGGTTTCCATACCCACCGGGCATGATCCCGAAACCGGTGACGCGCTTTCGGTGGAGTTCGACATCGACGAAAACAAGATGTACACGGTCCGTGTGAACGGAAGCGTGATTCCCTTGGAAACGGAGCGTTTCGAGGATGTTGACAGGTGGATTGCATAG